The sequence below is a genomic window from Anopheles cruzii chromosome 3, idAnoCruzAS_RS32_06, whole genome shotgun sequence.
cttcattttccaTATCAAATTAAATCTGCCCAACAACTAACATCTCCATTACCGTTGTTCCCAGGTTCTTTGCTTctggtggcagcggcagcggggAAATCTCGCCGACGCAATGCACTTGCACCGTCCGGGGCTCGGGGACCGGAGCACACCGGAATAAGTTGGACTTCGCGGGAGGGGGACGAAAGCGAGAAACATGTTGGTCGTCCCCACGGAACGGTGCCGGCAAACGGAACATCAGCGccaacgacagcagcagcggcatcaACCTCTCAACCATCATAACCATCGCCACTGGCAGTGTATGTAGGGGGTCCTTCGCCGACGACCGCGATCCTACTGGGGGGGCCCAGAAGTAGAAACTACATCCCATTTCAACGAACAGTCAATAGAGGCGCTCtccgagagagaaaggacgAGACCGACAGACGGAGCCAAATAGAAGGTAAACACAATTTCGATGATAATCATCATCCGACTTTAATCGGACATAATCGCAAGCAATTTCAACATTCGCtaagtttttcctttcctctCCCTTTGCTTCTCGCtaccgctggctggcgtcgCTCGACTCGAGAAGGCTGACGGCGATAGAATAGTGACGCGAGAGCGCGCCCTTCGGAAGAAACGACACAAAATGTGCTGTGAAAAGTCGTACAACACGAGGCGGACGATAGCAAGGCGGAACCGAGGCCGTGGCGGTCTCGCGATGGTGCTCACCGTGACGACGGTCGTAGTGGCCCTGGTGCTACTACAGGCGAGCGGAGCTCACGGCAACGAGGAGCCGGACTTTACGAAGCACTGCAGCAACTGCAAGTGCAGCTGGAAGAGCGGCCGAAAGAGTGCGGACTGCACGAACCAGCGGCTGCCGGGGGTTCCGCGTGACCTCAGCAACGAGCTGCAGATCCTGGACCTGTCGCACAACGAGATCGCCGAGCTACCGGGCCAGACGTTCGTCGGGGCGCACCAGATGAACCTGCAGAAGCTTTATCTGCACAACAACGGCCTGAAGCGCGTCGATCGGGATGCGTTCCGTAACCTCACGATCCTGATCGAGCTCGATCTGGCGAACAACAATCTGACGGCGCTGCAACCGGGCACGTTCGACGAGCTGACGAAGATCCGGGTGATCCTGCTGAACAACAACCAGCTCGAgcggatcgaaccgaaccTGTTCCGGTCGCTCGCCTTCCTGACGAAGGTGAACCTGCGCAGCAACCGGTTAGTGCGGATCGCACTCGCCAGCTTCGTCACGGTGCCGAACCTGTCGCAGATCGAGCTGGACCACAACGCGCTCCAGTCGCTGCGAAAGGACTCGTTCGCTGGGTTGGACCGGCTCACCAGCCTATCGCTAACGAACAACCCGTGGAACTGTAGCTGCGGATTGCGCAGCTTCAGCGAATTCGTGTTGGCGCGGAACCTGTACACGTCGCCGACAGCGTGCAGCGAACCGCGGGCCCTGGCCGGCAAGCAGTGGAACGAGATCGAGCTGGATGACTTTGCGTGTCCGCCCAGTATCACCGAGAATCGGCTACACTTCCCGGGGATGGGTGAGAACGCGACGTTCCTCTGTAAGGTGACGGGACTGCCGTTGCCGAAGATCGACTGGTTGTTCCAGAAGCGATCGCTTTCGTTGCACGACAAGCGCCTGCTGGTGACGGAAGCGGTCCGGACGAGCGAACGTGACCAGCAgagcctgctgctggtgtcggaGCTGACGATCGTCGGGGTGCGGCCGTCCGACCGCGGCACGTACGTGTGCAAGGCGACGAACCGGGGAGGAATCGACGAAAGCGAGCTGTTCTTCGACCTGAAAGCGGACCCGCACCCGATCACGTCCGCCACCCGCTCGAAGGACATCCTATGGATTGTGCTGATCATCGTGCTGGTCGCACTGCTCCTGGTGATCGTGGTCtcgggtgtggtgtggtgctggtgccggaaGGTGCGCCGCTTCAAGAAGAACGCCACGACCACGATGAGCGAAAATGGGCTACTCGGGGGGAAGGCGATGCTGGACAAGTCCCAGAACGACTCCATCCTCGACGGTGGCTCGGTGATCGTCGAGCTGCAGAAAAGCCTGCTGACGGAGGTGAACCCGGTCGAGAAGCCACCGCGCCGGGCGGACATCGAACCGGCGGACAGCAAGACGGAGTACGACGAGAAGCGTGAGGTCAAGCGGACGCTCCTCGAGGAGACCGGTTTTGGTGAGTACGACTCtatttcggtggtggtggtgatggtgctcgGGCCCCTTCGCTTGTCTCATATCGGATATTCTTTCTCACCCCCCTTTTCCTCCTTCGCCGCCGCTTCCGCTCTTCGCTAACCGTCTTGGCCGTTCTCTTCTAGTCGCCCAGGATGAGGAAACGGCCTCGGTGGCGCTGTCGGACACGACGCCCCGCTCGCGCACCACCTTCGTCGATGACGGCTGCGGCACGAACCTGCCGCCGGACCTGCTGGCCTTCCCCCCGGCACGCTTCCCCCCGTCGCCCTCGATCCAGAGCTCGCTTTCGAACATCCACGACGGGCGCATCTACGGTAGGTCGCCACTCGCGAGTCCCATCTacgggccggcggcgggcacAAGCCtagggggcggcggcggccagcaggtGCCGGTCGGGTTCCGGACGTTGCAGCACCCGAAGACGGGgcgcacgatcgcgatcgcgacgcAGCGCGCGAACTCACCGTTCACGCCGGCCCCGCTCATCTACCCGCAGGTCGCCATCAAGCAGGGTTACGTGACAATCCCGCGCAAACCGCGCACCCCCAGCTGGACGCCGTCGATGAGCTCGGCCGTCACGGCGGAACTGCTGCCGGGCCCTGGGTCCCTGGGCCCCAGTAACGCCACCAGCCCCACCTCACCGAGCGACCTCGAACCCGTGTACGACAATCTGGGCCTGCGGACGACGGCCTCCGGCAACTCGACGCTCAAGCTGAACAAGGCGCACCGCGTagcgtcaccgtcgtcgggggctgccgggggccgggtggCGACTTCCCACGTTGCCCTCACTTCGACCCCACTGCAGGCCCGGTACAGTATGAAGGATCGGCCACTGCCGGCCACCCCCGGTGGACAgacggcaccggcggccggcaactACGAAGCGATCCCCGAGGCGAAACTGACGTTTGGTGGCCCCACGGCCGTGGCAGACCTGGATGCCTCCGCGCTGTACGGTCGGGCGGCTAGTGGCACGACCGGCACGACCACTCGC
It includes:
- the LOC128270247 gene encoding uncharacterized protein LOC128270247, which gives rise to MCCEKSYNTRRTIARRNRGRGGLAMVLTVTTVVVALVLLQASGAHGNEEPDFTKHCSNCKCSWKSGRKSADCTNQRLPGVPRDLSNELQILDLSHNEIAELPGQTFVGAHQMNLQKLYLHNNGLKRVDRDAFRNLTILIELDLANNNLTALQPGTFDELTKIRVILLNNNQLERIEPNLFRSLAFLTKVNLRSNRLVRIALASFVTVPNLSQIELDHNALQSLRKDSFAGLDRLTSLSLTNNPWNCSCGLRSFSEFVLARNLYTSPTACSEPRALAGKQWNEIELDDFACPPSITENRLHFPGMGENATFLCKVTGLPLPKIDWLFQKRSLSLHDKRLLVTEAVRTSERDQQSLLLVSELTIVGVRPSDRGTYVCKATNRGGIDESELFFDLKADPHPITSATRSKDILWIVLIIVLVALLLVIVVSGVVWCWCRKVRRFKKNATTTMSENGLLGGKAMLDKSQNDSILDGGSVIVELQKSLLTEVNPVEKPPRRADIEPADSKTEYDEKREVKRTLLEETGFVAQDEETASVALSDTTPRSRTTFVDDGCGTNLPPDLLAFPPARFPPSPSIQSSLSNIHDGRIYGRSPLASPIYGPAAGTSLGGGGGQQVPVGFRTLQHPKTGRTIAIATQRANSPFTPAPLIYPQVAIKQGYVTIPRKPRTPSWTPSMSSAVTAELLPGPGSLGPSNATSPTSPSDLEPVYDNLGLRTTASGNSTLKLNKAHRVASPSSGAAGGRVATSHVALTSTPLQARYSMKDRPLPATPGGQTAPAAGNYEAIPEAKLTFGGPTAVADLDASALYGRAASGTTGTTTRSKIPPRPPPKPKKKPVAGEAAGDASGSPAGESGTAAGTLPLSTTSVPNTSTSPLFADGGDDDGTEV